TTTGTGGGAGCGAGTATTTTGTTAATTATTCCAGGATAAAGCCTGAGGAGATCGGTTTTAATCTGAATCTGGATATGATCTCGCGTGATACAGAAGATGATACACTCGGATTGCAGGTCGAAGCTATGTATCCTAAGGGAAATGATACTCTGAAGGCTCTGATCAGCCGTAATAATGAGGAAGGTGGATTAGGATTAAAGATTGATTGGAGACCTACAGTCGGGATAAATGAAGGCAGCGACCACTCCCCTTTTGCTGAAAAAAAGATCCCCTTTATTTATTATATGGCAGCTTTTCACCCTGAGTACCATCAGCCCTCTGATGAAACCAATAAGGTGGATTACGACAAGATGACCCGCATCATACGCCTTAGTTTCCTCAACTTATTGGATATCAATGCAATGGATTTGCCAGGTAAGAAATAATTACTAACAGCCATTCGTTGAAGGTATGTTATGACCTGGCAGCCAGCGTTAATTGATCACGACCTTTTCTATATATACAGAATTTCCTCCCTGTACTTTAAGGAAATAAATACCCTTTGGCAAACCACTCACTTTAAAGGTCTTCACCAAGTGACCGGATGGGTTGTCGGCTTCCTCATTCATAACAACTTCGCCGAGTTGGTTTAAAACAACAACCTGCAAGCTGTTACTTTTTTCATGATCAAGATAAAGAGTAAACTCTCCCTTGCTTGGATTGGGTATGATTTTAATACCCGTTTTCCCGATGTTTGTATTATCAATTCCGGAACAAATGACCAATGTAATGGTGATCTTATCCTCTGCAGTCTCCTCGCAGAGTGCAAGAGGATTAGCCGTAAGAGTCAATTTAACCGAACCCGCTTCAATATCACCGGCTCCTGGTGTATAGGTGGGATTTAAGACCAAATTATTATCAAAGGTTCCGTCGCCGGCTGTAGTCCAGAATACTGATGATGCATCAGCAGCAGAGCCATCCAGTGTTATGGTGGCGTCGTTGCAGATAGTGGTATCGGCACCGGCATTGCATTCAGGCAGTCTGATAATGATAACTGCGATACTATCCTGATCAGTTAAACTGGGTAGGAATCCATTGGCATCGATCCACAAAGTGAATCCGCCGGTGGCAATATCCTCAATCCCGCGTATATATACCTGATTCATAGCGACAGGAGGATCCGGAATAAAACGTCCGTCGCCACTGGTCGACCACAAAACAGAGCTGATATATTCGCCGGAGGCATGGGCAGTGAACAGGGTATTCTCGCACATGGATGTGTCACTACCTGCTTCGACATGAGGTGGCAGCATAGGAGCAAAATTGAACTGGCCTATGCGGGTTCGCCAACCTCCCCCCATGTATTCCTGTGTATACCAGAATGTTGTGTCATCGATAGGGTCGACAGTCATACATGAATAATCACCCCACCGATCAATGCCTGACTGTGAGCCAGTACCTGCCATAAGCTCCAATTCAGAAAAATTCATTTCACCCAGCGGTGCATCAGCAGAACGTCCGGTGTATCTTACGGATGGATGTGTAGTAGAACTGGATACGGTATAACCCAGGGCGATAGTCCCATTGGCATTTATCGCAACACTGCCCATCCAGCGATTCTCAGCATCCGGAGAATAAGTTCCCTGCTGATAGATGTACCAGTTTCCGGCATCTTTCCGCATTTCATACCAGCGGATACCGGCATGATTACTAACGTTGACGGTATGATTGATCACCATGGTTTCATGATCCGCAAATTTCCTGTATTGGAGACGGTTCATGAGGCGATCGCTAATGGCATCCAACTGTGTTCCGGTTTCCGGCTGTGATATACCCTCAATATCCGGATTAAAAGGGTCAGTATCCAATGAGGCAACCTCTGTCAATGTCGAATTTTCGGTATTGGACCAGTCAACCTGCAATGAATAAATATCCAGGCTTTGATCATTCCATGTATCCAATGCAGCCAAATAGTTCGGGGTACCGGCGGCAGGAACAGGTCCATCCAGGTCGGCAGGCATCATGCTCCAGGCCTCAAGTACATCAAAGTAAACCATCTGTGCATCGGGATCCCCGGCAAGCATTTTCTCCCGTTCAAAGGCAGCAACACTGGCATGGACGTCATCGCCAAACATATTGTACGTAGAGTAATACCCATCAGGCCAGACACTTAATTTGGGATAATCATTGAAATCAGAAAACTGAAAGGCATACCGGTTATAACTTCCCAGAGGATCGCCGGTTTGTGAAACAGCGACCAGTTCCCAGTAGGTGCCGTCGGACGTGTAGATGGCAAATTGCGATGCAACCCAGCGGTCAGCCAAATGGTCATACATCACCATAGGATCGCCGTCGTTAGTGCCGGTCCATGGGCCGATAAATCCGGCCCATAATGTCCTGTTATCAGCAGGTCCGTACAACTTGTTACCAGATTTGTCATAAATAGCGAACGACAGGTTGATCATCTGGAAATAATGATTGGGGCCGACATCGCCATCCGTATCGGGAGGATAACAGCTATTGACATTTCCCACTCCGTCGAAGCTTTTGAGAGGGCCGCGGGAGCTGCGATCACCCATTTTGCCCTGAATAACAGGATCGACGACACCGTGGAATTTTGCCCTGACCTCGTCGCTCACAAGGTCCCTGTCAAGTGAAGGATTTTCGATGATGCCATCCTTCCAGCTCCTGTCACGCACACCAGGTTCAACAACAGGCATATCGCGCAATGGCGGAGTCTGGTCAAAATATACCGCTTTGGAAATCCTTGTGGGTTTCAGGCTTTTATCCTGACCATTGGAAGCAATGGATATGATAATAGCAATGAGTAAAACAAGCCCTTTTCTCATAATAAGTTGATTCAGTTTAGGTTATTTTTATGAAATTAATCCATAGGACTTTACAATAATACGCACTTTTCATACGCCAGCGTTTGTCGGACATGTATTTTTTTCGACAACCATGTGTTATAAAGCTTTCACCCGTGATAGAGCAACTCACTGACGGCTGCACCTACAGTTAAAAGCCTGGCGGATTATGCTATGCCTCATA
The sequence above is drawn from the Bacteroidota bacterium genome and encodes:
- a CDS encoding T9SS type A sorting domain-containing protein, which encodes MRKGLVLLIAIIISIASNGQDKSLKPTRISKAVYFDQTPPLRDMPVVEPGVRDRSWKDGIIENPSLDRDLVSDEVRAKFHGVVDPVIQGKMGDRSSRGPLKSFDGVGNVNSCYPPDTDGDVGPNHYFQMINLSFAIYDKSGNKLYGPADNRTLWAGFIGPWTGTNDGDPMVMYDHLADRWVASQFAIYTSDGTYWELVAVSQTGDPLGSYNRYAFQFSDFNDYPKLSVWPDGYYSTYNMFGDDVHASVAAFEREKMLAGDPDAQMVYFDVLEAWSMMPADLDGPVPAAGTPNYLAALDTWNDQSLDIYSLQVDWSNTENSTLTEVASLDTDPFNPDIEGISQPETGTQLDAISDRLMNRLQYRKFADHETMVINHTVNVSNHAGIRWYEMRKDAGNWYIYQQGTYSPDAENRWMGSVAINANGTIALGYTVSSSTTHPSVRYTGRSADAPLGEMNFSELELMAGTGSQSGIDRWGDYSCMTVDPIDDTTFWYTQEYMGGGWRTRIGQFNFAPMLPPHVEAGSDTSMCENTLFTAHASGEYISSVLWSTSGDGRFIPDPPVAMNQVYIRGIEDIATGGFTLWIDANGFLPSLTDQDSIAVIIIRLPECNAGADTTICNDATITLDGSAADASSVFWTTAGDGTFDNNLVLNPTYTPGAGDIEAGSVKLTLTANPLALCEETAEDKITITLVICSGIDNTNIGKTGIKIIPNPSKGEFTLYLDHEKSNSLQVVVLNQLGEVVMNEEADNPSGHLVKTFKVSGLPKGIYFLKVQGGNSVYIEKVVIN